The Streptomyces cynarae genome contains a region encoding:
- a CDS encoding IucA/IucC family protein: MTLADAVAHLSPERWEKAGRLLIRKALAEFAHERLITPEREEDGRYLVRSDDGLTRYRFTATLHALDHWRVDGDSITRHRDGSELPLAALDFFIELRRSLGLSDDILPVYLEEISSTVAGICYKLAKPQIPSAELARSGFQAIESGMTEGHPCFVANNGRLGFGIHEYLSYAPETASPVRLVWLAAHRSRAAFTAGVGLEYESFIRQELGTGTVERFHGVLRDQGLDPADYLLIPVHPWQWWNKLTVTFAAEVARRNLVCLGEGDDEYLAQQSIRTFFNTSHPEKHYVKTALSVLNMGFMRGLSAAYMEATPAINDWLARLIENDPVLKSTGLTIIRERAAVGYHHLEYEAATDRYSPYRKMLAALWRESPVPSLQDGEALATMASLAHVDHEGASFAGALIERSGLPPREWLRHYLRAYLTPLLHGFYAYDLVFMPHGENVILVLKDGVVQRAIFKDIAEEIAVMDPEAVLPPEVARIRVEVPEDKKLLSIFTDVFDCFLRFVAANLATEGILEEEDFWRTVAEVAHEYQDANPQLAERFRQYDLFAPEFALSCLNRLQLRNNEQMVDLADPSGALQLAGTLRNPIAGL, from the coding sequence ATGACCCTCGCCGACGCCGTGGCCCATCTGTCCCCCGAGCGCTGGGAGAAGGCGGGCCGCCTCCTGATCCGCAAGGCGCTGGCCGAGTTCGCCCATGAACGGCTGATCACCCCCGAGCGGGAGGAGGACGGCCGGTACCTCGTCCGCAGCGACGACGGGCTCACCCGCTACCGCTTCACGGCCACCCTGCACGCCCTCGACCACTGGCGGGTCGACGGGGACTCGATCACCCGTCACCGCGACGGAAGCGAACTGCCGCTCGCCGCACTCGACTTCTTCATCGAGCTCAGGCGGTCGCTGGGCCTGAGCGACGACATCCTGCCCGTCTATCTGGAAGAGATCTCCTCCACCGTCGCCGGCATCTGCTACAAGCTCGCCAAGCCGCAGATCCCGTCGGCGGAGCTGGCCCGCTCCGGTTTCCAGGCGATCGAGTCCGGGATGACGGAGGGCCACCCCTGCTTCGTCGCCAACAACGGGCGGCTGGGCTTCGGCATCCACGAGTACCTGTCGTACGCGCCCGAGACCGCGAGCCCGGTGCGGCTGGTGTGGCTTGCGGCGCACCGCTCGCGGGCGGCGTTCACGGCGGGGGTCGGTCTCGAGTACGAGTCGTTCATCCGGCAGGAGCTGGGCACCGGGACCGTCGAGCGGTTCCACGGCGTCCTGCGCGACCAGGGCCTGGACCCGGCCGACTACCTCCTCATACCCGTCCACCCCTGGCAGTGGTGGAACAAGCTCACCGTCACCTTCGCCGCCGAGGTCGCCCGCCGGAACCTGGTGTGCCTCGGCGAGGGCGACGACGAGTACCTGGCGCAGCAGTCCATACGGACCTTCTTCAACACCTCGCACCCGGAGAAGCACTACGTCAAGACGGCCCTGTCCGTGCTCAACATGGGCTTCATGCGGGGGCTGTCGGCCGCGTACATGGAGGCCACCCCGGCGATCAACGACTGGCTGGCACGGCTGATCGAGAACGACCCGGTGCTGAAGTCGACGGGCCTGACGATCATCCGGGAGCGCGCGGCCGTCGGCTACCACCACCTGGAGTACGAGGCCGCCACCGACCGCTACTCCCCGTACCGGAAGATGCTCGCGGCCCTGTGGCGGGAGAGCCCGGTGCCCTCGCTCCAGGACGGCGAGGCACTGGCCACCATGGCGTCCCTCGCCCATGTCGACCACGAGGGCGCGTCCTTCGCGGGGGCGCTGATCGAGCGCTCGGGGCTCCCGCCGAGGGAGTGGCTGCGGCACTATCTCCGGGCCTACCTCACCCCGCTGCTGCACGGTTTCTACGCCTACGACCTGGTGTTCATGCCGCACGGCGAGAACGTCATCCTCGTCCTGAAGGACGGCGTCGTACAGCGCGCGATCTTCAAGGACATAGCGGAGGAGATCGCGGTCATGGACCCGGAGGCGGTGCTGCCGCCGGAGGTGGCGCGCATCCGCGTGGAGGTCCCGGAGGACAAGAAGCTCCTGTCCATCTTCACGGACGTCTTCGACTGCTTCCTCCGCTTCGTCGCGGCGAACCTCGCCACCGAGGGGATCCTCGAGGAGGAGGACTTCTGGCGGACGGTCGCGGAGGTCGCCCACGAGTACCAGGACGCGAACCCGCAGCTCGCCGAGAGGTTCCGCCAGTACGACCTGTTCGCCCCGGAGTTCGCCCTGTCCTGTCTCAACCGGCTGCAACTGCGGAACAACGAGCAGATGGTGGACCTGGCGGACCCGTCGGGGGCGCTGCAACTGGCCGGGACCCTGAGGAACCCGATCGCGGGCCTGTAG
- a CDS encoding DUF4429 domain-containing protein gives MAEIIQKDGTWSFDGDALRLTPGRDKSVGLFRRTLGELTVPLEALAGISFEQGKKAGRLRLRLRDGACPLLQATGRRLKDSDDPYRLTVESDRYGVAEYVADEVRDALMLAQVPTEPVDRYLLPGPSVPLSVSAGDGTASFDGELVRLEWNWKTEDAKQAAGARTLPVADITAVEWQPAAGLENGCLRFTVRGAGTKAPPKYDPDSVELWGFRKDALMALVAAAVQARLPHPAAPVDAVPLPKELSAPARGAAENEHDALLRRLRELGELHREGVLTDEEFAMAKQAVLKSM, from the coding sequence ATGGCGGAAATCATCCAGAAGGACGGCACGTGGAGTTTCGACGGTGACGCCTTACGGCTGACCCCGGGTCGTGACAAGAGCGTCGGGCTGTTCCGTCGCACGTTGGGTGAACTGACTGTTCCGCTCGAGGCATTGGCGGGGATCTCGTTCGAGCAGGGGAAGAAGGCCGGACGGCTCAGGCTGCGGCTGCGCGACGGCGCCTGTCCCCTGCTGCAGGCGACCGGCCGCAGGCTGAAGGACTCCGACGACCCGTACCGGCTGACCGTCGAGTCCGACCGCTACGGGGTCGCCGAGTACGTGGCGGACGAGGTGCGGGACGCGCTGATGTTGGCGCAGGTGCCCACCGAGCCGGTCGACCGCTATCTGCTGCCCGGCCCTTCCGTCCCGCTGTCCGTGTCGGCCGGGGACGGCACGGCGAGCTTCGACGGCGAGCTGGTACGCCTGGAGTGGAACTGGAAGACGGAGGACGCGAAGCAGGCCGCGGGCGCGCGCACCCTGCCGGTCGCCGACATCACCGCCGTGGAGTGGCAGCCGGCCGCGGGTCTGGAGAACGGCTGCCTCCGCTTCACCGTGCGCGGGGCCGGGACCAAGGCGCCGCCGAAGTACGACCCCGACTCGGTGGAGCTGTGGGGCTTCAGGAAGGACGCGCTGATGGCGCTCGTCGCGGCGGCCGTCCAGGCCCGGCTGCCGCACCCGGCGGCGCCCGTGGACGCCGTACCTCTGCCGAAGGAGCTGTCCGCGCCCGCGCGGGGTGCCGCGGAGAACGAGCACGACGCCCTGCTGCGACGGCTGCGGGAGCTGGGCGAGCTGCACCGCGAAGGGGTGCTCACCGACGAGGAGTTCGCGATGGCCAAACAGGCGGTCCTCAAAAGCATGTGA